The Brevundimonas vesicularis genome includes the window CGCAGCTTTCGCCTTCGACCAGATCGGCGTCGAGAGCATCATGGTCAACTGCAACCCCGAGACCGTCTCGACCGACTACGACACCTCCGACCGCCTGTATTTCGAGCCCCTGACGGCCGAGGACGTGCTGGAGCTGATCGAGGTCGAGCGCTCGAACGGCGACCTGATCGGCTGCGTCGTCCAGTTCGGCGGCCAGACCCCGCTGAAGCTGGCCCACGCCCTGCAGGAGGACAATATCCCCGTCCTGGGCACCAGCGTCGACTCCATCGATCTGGCCGAGGACCGCGAACGCTTCCAGCAGATGCTGGAAGGCATCGGCCTGCGCCAGCCGCCCAACGGCCTGGCCCGTTCGGCCGAGGAGGCCGCGCAGAAGGCCGAAGAGGTCGGCTATCCCGTCGTCCTGCGCCCCTCCTACGTCTTGGGCGGTCGCGGCATGATGATCGTCCACGACCGCGAGCAACTGGACCGCTACGTCCACGAGGCCATGCGCGTCTCGGGCGACGATCCCGTCCTGATCGACCACTATTTAAACCGCGCCACCGAGGTGGACGTGGACGCCCTGTGCGACGACGAGACGGTCTTTGTGGCCGGCGTCCTAGAACATATCGAGGAAGCCGGCGTGCACTCGGGCGACAGCGCCTGCTCCATGCCGCCCTTCTCGCTGCGGCCCGAGATCGTGGACGAGCTGAAGCGTCAGACCACCGAAATGGCCAAGGCCCTGAAGGTGCGCGGCCTGATGAATGTGCAGTTCGCCATCGAGGAGCCGCACAGCGAAAGCCCGCGCATCTTCGTGCTGGAGGTCAATCCGCGCGCCAGCCGCACGGCACCCTTCGTGGCCAAGACCATCGGCCAGCCGATCGCTTCCATCGCCGCCAAGGTCATGGCTGGCGTGCCGCTGAAGTCGTTCGGTCTGACGGACCAGCCTTACGACCATATCGCCGTCAAGGAAGCCGTTTTCCCGTTCGCCCGTTTCGCCGGGGTGGACACCGTCCTGGGCCCGGAGATGCGTTCGACGGGCGAGGTCATGGGCCTGGACTTTAAGCGGCCGGGAGAGGCCGACATGGCCCCCGCCTTCGCCCGCGCCTTCGCCAAGTCCCAGATCGGCGGCGGCACCACCCTGCCGACCTCGGGCTGCGCCTTCATCTCGGTCAAGGATGAGGACAAGCCCTTCATCGTTGACGCCGCCAAAACGCTGCTGGCCGAAGGCTTCAGCCTGATGGCCACCGGCGGCACCCACGCCTATCTGGTCGAACAGGGGCTGGAGGTGAAGCTGGTCAAGAAGGTGCTGGAAGGCCGCCCGCACATTGTGGACGCGATGAAGAACGGCGAGGTCCAACTGGTCTTCAACACCACATCGGGCAAGCAGTCGCTGCAGGACAGCTTCAGCCTGCGTCGCACCGCCCTGATGATGAAGATGCCCTACTACACCACCACAGCCGGCGCCCTGGCGGCGGCCCAGGCCATCGGCGCGATCAAGGCTGGCGACCTGGATGTACGGGCGATCCAGGACTACGCCTGACGTTGACGAAATCTCCGGTTTTCGGCCGCACGCTGCAAGGCTGTAGCGGCCGAACGCCGGAGCCACGCCGATGTCCAATCTCGACCTCGCCCTGATCGCCATCCTGTGCGGCGAAGTCTTGGGATTTCTCGCCTTCGCCAGGGACAAGCAGCGCGCCAAGGCCGGCCTGTGGCGGACTCCGGAATCCACGTTGTTGCTGCTCGGCCTGATCGGCGGGCTGGGCGCCTGGATGGGTCAGCACATCTTACGCCACAAGACCCGCAAGGAGCCGTTCAGGACGCAGTTCGGCCTGGTCGTCCTGCTTAATCTAATCCTGCTGGCGGGCGGCGCCGCCTGGGTCATTCTGTAGCGCGATCGTCCTCGCCCGCTCCATCTTCGCCCGCCACGATCCGGGTCGCGGCCAGGTCGGCGGTGACATTGCCGACGGTGCGGAAGATGTCGGGGATGACCTCGACCGCCAGCAGCAGCGGCAGCACGCCAAGCGGCAGGCCCATGGCCAGGCAGATGGGGCCGATGGCGGCGAAGAAGCTGACCTGGCCCGGCAGGCCGACCGAGGCGATGGACACGGCGATGGCTGTCAGTCCGCCGGCGATCAGTACGCCGAGGCCTAGCTCCACCCCGTGCAATTGCGCCACGTAGAGGCAGACCGCCAGGTTGGCGACCGGGCTTGTGATGCGGAAAACCGCCACCGCCAGCGGCAGCACCAGACCTGCCGACGTCTGCGGCACGCCCAGCCAGTCGCGCGCGCGCTCGATCATGACCGGCAGGCTGGCCAGCGACGACTGGGTCGAGACGGCGACGACCTGGGCCGGGGCCACGGCGCGCGCGAAACGAACCAGCGAAATCCGCCCCCACACAATCGCCACGACATAGATGATCAGGATCAGCCCCATCTGGCTCAGGCAGACGATGGCGACGTAGTGGGCCAGCGTCCCCGCCACCCCCAGGCCCGCACGCAAACCCACGCCCAGCGCCAGGGCGAACACCCCGAACGGCGCGGCCAGCAGCACCCAGTGGACGATGACCACCATGGTCTCGGCCACCGCCTCGAAGAAGCCGGCCAGAGGTCGCCGCAGCTCGGCCTTGATCCGTGTCGCGGCGAAGCCGAAGGCGACGGCGAAGACCACCACCGCCAGCACCCCGTCGTCGGACGCCGCCTTGATGACATTGGCCGGCGCCAGACTGGCCAGGAAGGCGCGCAGGCCGTCGGTGCGCGCCGCCTCGCCCACGGTCGCCAGCGATTCGGCGCTGACGCCCGCCAGCAGGCCACGCCCCGCCTCCGGATCGATCGGCCAGACCGCCAGCAGGCCCAGGCCCGCAAGGATCGCATAGATCGTCGCCCCGACCAGCAGCACCGCGAACACCACCAGCGACCGCACCGCGATCCGGCCCGTCGCCGCCGCATCGGCGATGGAGACGATGCCGGTCACCAGCAGGCTGAACACCAGGGGAATGACGGTCATGCGCAGGGCGTTCAGCCACACCTGGCCCAGGCTCTCGACCACGCCCAAGGCGCCGGTCAGCCAGGCGGCCTGCGACCCTTGCGCCAGGGCGCCGACGACGACGCCGGCGACCAGGGCGGCGATGACGAAAAAGCTCAGAGAGGTGAAGAAGGCGGCGATGCGGGATTGGCTCATGCCCTAGCGCTAGCACCGCTCGGCGCGTCGCGCGCGCCAAACCTTCTGTGGGTCGCTGACAGTTCATGTCGTCGCAGGGCGAACCCCGATCACGCACGGCGCGTTGGGACGACGAAAGGAACTCAATCATGTCCCGTCTGAACAAACTCGTCCCGTTGATCGGCAGCCTGCTGCTCTCCAAGGGCGGCCGCCGCGTCGCCGGTCGTCACGCCGGCAAACTGGCTCTGGCGACCCTGGCCTATGAGGTCTGGCGCGACCGCCGCGAAGGCGCCAAGCCCAAGGTCGCGCCGCAACCCCGCGGACGCTGGAGCGGCCGCCGCCCGCGTTGAGGCCGCAATCGCCGCTCGACTTCTGGGGCGGCGTTGCGAATAGTCACGCCTCGCCGCCCGGAGCCGACCCATGATCAAAGTCCACCATCTGAACGACAGCCGCTCGCAACGCGTCCTGTGGCTACTCGAAGAGCTGGGCCTGGACTATGAGGTCGTGCGCTATGAACGAAACCCCGGAAACCGGCTGGCGCCCCCCGAACTGCTGGCGATCCACCCGCTGGGCAAGTCGCCGGTCATCGAGGACGGCGCGGTCAAGGTCGCAGAGACCGGGGCCATCGTCGAATATCTGCTCGATACCTATGGTCAGGGCCGGCTGCGTCCGGCGGCGGGAACCGAGGACGGCCGTCGTTTCACCTATTGGCTGCACTATGCCGAGGGGTCGGCCATGCCCCCTTTGCTGCTGAAGCTAGTGTTCAGCATGCTCCCACGCCGTGCGCCGGCCCTGCTGAAGCCGATCGTCAATGGCGTCGCCAACAAGGCGATCACCAGTTTCGTCGACCCGCAACTGCGCACCCATGTCGTCTTCTGGGAGGACGAACTGGGCCGCTCGGAATGGTTCGCGGGCGATCAGTTCACCGCCGCCGACATCATGATGAGCTTTCCAGTCGAGGCCGGCGCCGACCGCGCCTTCAATGCCGAGACCAAACCTCATCTGAAGGCCTTCTTGAACCGCATCCACGCGCGGCCTGCCTATCAACGCGCGCTCGAACGCGGCGGTCCCTACAGCTACGCGTGATCGGATCGTGATCGCGGCGGCGCAACCCGCCGTGGTCGAGGGCGTTAAGGTCTCATGCGCCTTCAAACCATTCAGATCGTCGCCGGATTGGCTGCGGCCGTCGCCTTCGTCCTCGCCTTCATGGCGGCAGGAGCCGCCCTGATTTCCGGCCTGTTCATGCTCGCCGGCCTCGCCGCCGTCGGTTGGCTGGCCTATAGCCTCATAAAGGGCGTCCTGCGCCGCGACCACAAGCCCGAACCGCCGGCCCGCGCTTGAGCGGTCAACCGGCGCGGGCATCGCGCTCTTGAATTCCTGAGCGAGAAACCCTAGTCTTGATGCCCGGCCGCGCCCGCCCCGCGGCCTTTTGTGTGCTTATCTCGCGTCTTTCCAGTCTCCGGGCGAACCAGAAAAATCACGACACAAATGGAAAAAGTGCCGATGACGGGCGAGGGCTACCGTGCCCTCGACGATCAACTGAAGCAATTGAAGTCGGTCGAAAGGCCGAGCGTGATCGCCGCCATTTCCGAGGCGCGTGAGCACGGCGATCTGTCCGAAAACGCTGAATACCATGCCGCCAAGGAGCGTCAGGGCTGGATCGAAGGCCAGATCGCCGAGATCGAGGACAAGATCAGCCGCGCCCAGGTCATCGACGTGTCCAAACTGTCGGGCAGCCAGGTCAAGTTCGGCGCCACGGTCACCGTGGTGGACGAAGACACCGAGGAAGAGGCCACCTATCAGATCGTCGGCGAACACGAAGCCGATGTGAAGAAGGGCAAGATCTCGATCGCCTCGCCGATCGCGCGCGCCATGATTTCCAAGGAAGTCGGCGACGTCGTGGAGGTCAACACCCCCGGCGGCGTGAAGGCCTACGAGATCCTCAAGGTCGAGTGGAAGTAACAGTGATGGCGGGGGCAGCGTCCGCGCGCCCCCTCTCGCCCAATCCTTTGGCCATCTGGGTCGTCTCCGACGGCCGCGCTGGCATAGAGAATCAGGCGCTGGGTCTCGCCGAGGCCGTTCAGCGCCTGACCCTGGCCGAAATCACGATCAAACATATCCGCTGGCGGCCGATCTTCGACCGCCTGCCGTCGGCGTTGAAGACCCCGGCTATGCTGGCGTCCGCGCCGCTGACCGGCCCCTGGCCCGACCTATGGATCGCCACGGGTCGTGCGACCCTGCCGCTGTCGACCCGCGTCAAGGCCTGGAGCGGCGGCAAGACCTTCGTCGTCCAAACCCAGGATCCACGCTGGGCCAACGATCGCTACGATCTGATCGTCGCGCCCGCCCATGACGGTCTGTCGGGCGACAATGTCTTTGAAATCACCGGCTCACCCCATCGCATCACGCCGCAGCGGATCGCCGAGGCCGCGCCCGCCTTCGCCGACCGGATCGCCCCCCTGCCTCATCCGCGCGTCGCCGTGCTGATCGGCGGCAAGTCCAAGGCTTTCGACCTGACCGAGGCCCATGCGGCGGACCTGGCCGACCAGATCGCGGACGCCGTGCGAGCATCTGGCGGCGCACTGATGCTGACCTTCTCACGTCGCACGCCCGATGCGGCCAAGGCCGTCATGACCGCTCGCCTGTCGGATCTGCCGGGCTGGATCTGGGACGGGGCAGGCGACAACCCCCTGTTCGGCTTCATGCATTTCGCCGACCACATCCTGGTGACCGAGGACAGCGCCAACATGGCCGCCGAGGCCGCCTCGACCGGCAAGCCGGTCCACGTCCTGCCGATGATCCCGCTGAAGGCCGGCGACAAGTTCGCTCGCCTGTACGACGACCTGCAATCGCGCGGCGCAACCCGTCCGTTCGACGGCGCGCTGGACGGCTGGACTTACGACCCGCTGGCCGAAACCGACCGCGCCGCGCGCGCCGTTCTGGAAGCGTTGCAGACCCGATAGCGAGACCCACCTCCGTTCCTGACGCCGTCACGCCCTATGGTGACGGCCGTCATCAGGAGGCTTCTTCAGAACAGTTCGCAAAAATCTGCACAAAAGTGCACTAAAAGATATTGGAGTGGCCTTTCAGTCGCCGCCACCCCCGCCGCCGCCGTCACAGCCGCTGTCCCCGCTGCAGCCCGAGCCGCTGGGCTGGGACGTATCCGATGACGGCATGACGGCGCCGCCGTCCGATCCGCCGCCCTTTTTGGCCTTCATGTTCGCCGCCCCCATCAGGGCCACGCCGAACCCTGACCCCATGGCGGTGCCCAGGGCCAGACCCAAGGCGACGTTGTCCAATGCGACGCCCAGCGCCACTCCGATCGACAGGCCCATGCCGATCCCGATCGGCAGGAAGGCCACGCTCTTGTTCGTCATCCCCATCTCCCTTGTGGTCCGATGAGACTAGCATCGCGCAAACGGGAATCACCGCCTAAATAGGGGCCATGACCCAAGCTCGTACCGTTCGCGTCGCCATCATCGGTTCCGGCCCCGCCGGCTGGACCGCCGCCATCTACGCCGCCCGCGCCTCGCTGAACCCCGTCGTCATCGCTGGCATCCAGCCAGGTGGCCAGCTGACCATCACCACCGACGTCGAGAACTATCCCGGCTTCGCCGACACCATCCAGGGCCCCTGGCTGATGGAGCAGATGCAGGCCCAGGCCCTGCATGTCGGGACCGAAGTCATCCACGACATCGTGGTCTCCGCCGACCTGTCGCAACGCCCGTTCCGCCTGACGCTGGACAGCGGCGAAGAGATGCTGGCCGAGACGGTCATCATCTCCACGGGCGCCCAGGCCAAATGGCTGGGGCTGGAGAGCGAGGCCGCCTATCAGGGCTTTGGCGTCTCGGCCTGCGCCACCTGCGACGGCTTCTTCTATCGCGGCAAGGAAGTCGTGGTCGTCGGCGGCGGCAACACCGCCGTCGAAGAGGCGCTGTTCCTGACCAACTTCGCCTCCAAGGTCACGGTCGTTCACCGCCGCGACGAGTTCCGCGCCGAGAAGATCCTGCAGGACCGGCTGTTCGCACACCCCAAGGTCGAAGTTATCTGGAACTCGGCGATCGAGGAGATCGTCGGCGTCGTGGACGGCATGGCCAAGAACGTGACCGGCGTTCGGCTCAAGAACGTCCAGGACGGCTCGACCCGGGAAATCCCCGCCGACGGCGTCTTCATCGCCATCGGCCACGCCCCGTCGTCGGAACTGTTCAAGGGTCAGTTGGAGACAAACGCCGGCGGCTATCTGCGGGTCAAGCCCGGCACCGCCTCGACCGAGATCGAAGGCGTCTGGGCCGCTGGCGACGTGACCGACGACGTCTATCGCCAGGCCGTCACCGCCGCCGGCATGGGCTGCATGGCCGCCCTGGAAGTCAGCCGCTTCCTCGCCGAAGAGGACCACGCCAAGGCCCACAACCCCATCAGCCATGCCGAGGCGGAGAAGATCGGGGTCTGGTGACCCCGATCCTGCGCGATCAGTAGGCCGAGGCCTGCGTCAGTTCAGCCAGATCCTCGTCCGACAGCGTCAGAGTCGCCGCCTTCAGCGTGTCGGCCAGTTGGTCGGTCGAGGTGGCGCTGACAATCGGGGCCGTCACGCCCGGCTGGGCCAGCAGCCAGGCCAGGGCGACCTGGGCGGAGGTGGCCTCATTCTTCTGGGCCACGGCGTCCAGAACCGCTAGGATACGCACGCCGCGCTCGTCGAACTTGTCCTTCAGCATCCCCTCGCGCTTGGTCCCGGCGATCTGATCGACGGTCTTGTATTTGCCGGTCAGGAAGCCGCTCTCCAGGCTGAAATAGGTGATGACGCCCAGCCCCTTCTTGACGGCCAGCTCCTGCAACCCGCCCTCGAAGGTGTCGCGGCTGTAGAGGTTGTAGTGCGGCTGGATCGTCGCATAGGCGGCCAAGCCCTCTCGGTCGGAGATCGCCAGGGCCTCGGAGACCTGTTCGGCCGAGTGGTTCGACGTGCCGATGGCCCGCACCTTGCCGGCTTGCACCAGCTCATCCAGCGCGCGCAGCGTCTCCTCCTGCGGCGTCTTCGGGTCGGGCCAGTGGGTCTGATACAGGTCGATATAGTCGGTCTGGAGCCGGCGCAGCGACGCCTCGACCGCCGTCTCGATCCAGGCCGGCGACAGGTCGTTGTGACCCTGCCCCATGTCCGATCCGACCTTGGTCAGGATTTTGACGTCGTCGCGCCGGCCGCGCGCCTTCAGCCACTTGCCGATGATCGTCTCGCTTTCGCCGCCAGAGTGGCCCGGAACCCAGCGCGAATAGGCGTCGGCGGTGTCGATGGCGTCGAACCCGGCCTCGACGAACCCATCCAACAGGGCGAAGGAGGTCGCCTCATCGGCCGTCCAGCCGAAGACGTTGCCGCCGAACACCAGGGGGGCGATGTCCAGGCCGCTGGAGCCGAGCTTGCGTTTGGTCAGGGTCGTCATGGGGAGGTCTCCTTGTAGGGAGGCCTCGACATATGCCGCATGGCGGCGACCGCAACCGCCTAGGCGGTGGTCAGGCGAAGAGTTGAAGACCCGGGGGCGCGTAATCGACCGGCTGCCCCTGGCGACGACGCAGGGCGTAATCCACAGCCGTTTGGACCGCATGTTCGTCTGTCGGTTTGGACAAGACGCCGATGGTGCCGGCGACGCCGTCGCGCACCATGCCGGGGTTCGCCGTCATGAACAGGACGGAGACGCCCATGTCCTGGCCCAGTTCGCGACCCAGGTTGATCCCTGTAGGACCATCGGAAAGGTGGATATCGACCAGCGCCAGATCAACGTCTTTCTCGCTCACCAGATCGCGCGCGGCCTGTGCGGTCGCGGCGACGCCCAGAACCTCGTGACCGAGGTCCTCAAGGACGAACCTAAGCTCCATCGCAACGAGAGCTTCGTCTTCGATGATGAGGATACGCGCAGTCATGGGTTCAATCAGTGCTCGGGAGCGTACGTAACGTCAGTGTGAGGCATTAGTTTCAATAGAGAACTAATTTGTATGTCCGCCCGCCGCTCGGCGTCGGGACAGAGCCGTAGCGGGCAGGTCCACGATGACCTGAAGCCCTTCTGGCCGCCATTCGCGCGACAAACGCCCGCCGAGCTGTCCCTCGACCGAGAGGCTGGCAAGGGATGAGCCGAAGCCGGTGCGTTGCGGCATGCCCTGGACGACCGGACCGCCCGCTTCCGACCAGGTCAGGACGAAGCGGTCCTCCTGCCGTTCCGTCGTCAGGGTGACCACGCCGCCACGCTCGGAAAGCGCGCCATATTTGGCGGCGTTGGTCGCCAGTTCGTGGAACAGCAGCGCCACGGAGGTCGCCGCCTGATCGTCGAAGACGGCGTCCTCGCCCTGAATGACAACGCGCGCCCCACCCGTCTCGTCCGCATAGGCCTTGAACAGGTCGGACAGGAAGGAATGCAGGGTTGTCGCCCCGATCGTGGTCTTGGACGTCTCGGTGTGCGGCCGCACGAACTCATGCGCCCGGGCCAAGGCGGCGATGCGCGTGCGCAGCGAGGCCGAAAACGCCTTGGCCTCCGGATACTGGCGCGCCGACAGGGCGACCAGGGCGGTGACGACGGCGAAGATGTTCTTGATCCGGTGGCTCAGCTCCTGGCTGACCAGCTCGCGGCCTTGCTCTAGCCGCTTCAACTCATCGATATCGGTGAGGGTGCCGAACCAGCGGGTGATCTCGCCCGCCTCGTCGCGGATCGCCACCGCGCGGCCCAGGGTCCAACGATAGACGCCGCTGTGATGCTTCAGCCGATATTCGATCTCATAGGGCTCGCCGGTTTCCAGCGAGTTGCGCCACACGGTCCACGCTCGATCGCGGTCGTCGGCATGGAACATGTCGTTCCAGCCCTCGCCGTCCGTCGAGCCCAGAGGCACGCCCGTGAATTCGTACCAGCGCGCATTGTAGTAGTCGTGAAAACCGTCCGGCAGGGTGGACCACACCATCTGCGGCATGGCGTCAGCCAACACCCGAAACCGACTCTCGCTTTCGCTCAGGGCCACGGCGGTTTCGGCGAGGTCCGTCTCGATGGTCTTGCGTTCGGTGATGTCCACCGCGACGCCGGGGAAGCGGATCGGCTTGCCCTCCGCGTCGAAATAGACCTGACCGCGCGCCAGAATCCAACGCACGTCATCGCCTTGGCCCAAACGATATTCGCTGACGAAGGCACCGTCGTCCGTCATGGCCCGGTCGATCTCGTCGGTGACGCGTTGGGCGTCGTCGGGATGGACGCTGGAGGTGAAAACCTCGATGGCCGCGCCCTCGCGCGCCGCTTCGGGATCCACGCCATACATCCGCGCAAAGCGTTCGTCGGCGATCACGCGGTTCTCAGGAATG containing:
- the greA gene encoding transcription elongation factor GreA gives rise to the protein MEKVPMTGEGYRALDDQLKQLKSVERPSVIAAISEAREHGDLSENAEYHAAKERQGWIEGQIAEIEDKISRAQVIDVSKLSGSQVKFGATVTVVDEDTEEEATYQIVGEHEADVKKGKISIASPIARAMISKEVGDVVEVNTPGGVKAYEILKVEWK
- a CDS encoding mitochondrial fission ELM1 family protein, coding for MAGAASARPLSPNPLAIWVVSDGRAGIENQALGLAEAVQRLTLAEITIKHIRWRPIFDRLPSALKTPAMLASAPLTGPWPDLWIATGRATLPLSTRVKAWSGGKTFVVQTQDPRWANDRYDLIVAPAHDGLSGDNVFEITGSPHRITPQRIAEAAPAFADRIAPLPHPRVAVLIGGKSKAFDLTEAHAADLADQIADAVRASGGALMLTFSRRTPDAAKAVMTARLSDLPGWIWDGAGDNPLFGFMHFADHILVTEDSANMAAEAASTGKPVHVLPMIPLKAGDKFARLYDDLQSRGATRPFDGALDGWTYDPLAETDRAARAVLEALQTR
- a CDS encoding dicarboxylate/amino acid:cation symporter — protein: MSQSRIAAFFTSLSFFVIAALVAGVVVGALAQGSQAAWLTGALGVVESLGQVWLNALRMTVIPLVFSLLVTGIVSIADAAATGRIAVRSLVVFAVLLVGATIYAILAGLGLLAVWPIDPEAGRGLLAGVSAESLATVGEAARTDGLRAFLASLAPANVIKAASDDGVLAVVVFAVAFGFAATRIKAELRRPLAGFFEAVAETMVVIVHWVLLAAPFGVFALALGVGLRAGLGVAGTLAHYVAIVCLSQMGLILIIYVVAIVWGRISLVRFARAVAPAQVVAVSTQSSLASLPVMIERARDWLGVPQTSAGLVLPLAVAVFRITSPVANLAVCLYVAQLHGVELGLGVLIAGGLTAIAVSIASVGLPGQVSFFAAIGPICLAMGLPLGVLPLLLAVEVIPDIFRTVGNVTADLAATRIVAGEDGAGEDDRATE
- a CDS encoding response regulator, with amino-acid sequence MTARILIIEDEALVAMELRFVLEDLGHEVLGVAATAQAARDLVSEKDVDLALVDIHLSDGPTGINLGRELGQDMGVSVLFMTANPGMVRDGVAGTIGVLSKPTDEHAVQTAVDYALRRRQGQPVDYAPPGLQLFA
- the trxB gene encoding thioredoxin-disulfide reductase, with amino-acid sequence MTQARTVRVAIIGSGPAGWTAAIYAARASLNPVVIAGIQPGGQLTITTDVENYPGFADTIQGPWLMEQMQAQALHVGTEVIHDIVVSADLSQRPFRLTLDSGEEMLAETVIISTGAQAKWLGLESEAAYQGFGVSACATCDGFFYRGKEVVVVGGGNTAVEEALFLTNFASKVTVVHRRDEFRAEKILQDRLFAHPKVEVIWNSAIEEIVGVVDGMAKNVTGVRLKNVQDGSTREIPADGVFIAIGHAPSSELFKGQLETNAGGYLRVKPGTASTEIEGVWAAGDVTDDVYRQAVTAAGMGCMAALEVSRFLAEEDHAKAHNPISHAEAEKIGVW
- a CDS encoding cysteine protease yields the protein MSRLNKLVPLIGSLLLSKGGRRVAGRHAGKLALATLAYEVWRDRREGAKPKVAPQPRGRWSGRRPR
- a CDS encoding glutathione S-transferase family protein, with product MIKVHHLNDSRSQRVLWLLEELGLDYEVVRYERNPGNRLAPPELLAIHPLGKSPVIEDGAVKVAETGAIVEYLLDTYGQGRLRPAAGTEDGRRFTYWLHYAEGSAMPPLLLKLVFSMLPRRAPALLKPIVNGVANKAITSFVDPQLRTHVVFWEDELGRSEWFAGDQFTAADIMMSFPVEAGADRAFNAETKPHLKAFLNRIHARPAYQRALERGGPYSYA
- a CDS encoding PAS domain-containing protein, which codes for MTHPEVDCPRWDEADRLKALTSYGVLDTTPEGSFDDLASLAARICEAPMAAVSLVDSQRQWFKSEVGLGVRETPRPLSFCAHAMLGDDVMVIPNAMQDDRFIDNDLVTDAPHIRFYAGYPLRTPDGVPLGALCVLDDTPRPQGLTELQLMALKTLAQQVMTQLELRRALLDRDLSHRTARLAMEASAYVGAWDWDIPENRVIADERFARMYGVDPEAAREGAAIEVFTSSVHPDDAQRVTDEIDRAMTDDGAFVSEYRLGQGDDVRWILARGQVYFDAEGKPIRFPGVAVDITERKTIETDLAETAVALSESESRFRVLADAMPQMVWSTLPDGFHDYYNARWYEFTGVPLGSTDGEGWNDMFHADDRDRAWTVWRNSLETGEPYEIEYRLKHHSGVYRWTLGRAVAIRDEAGEITRWFGTLTDIDELKRLEQGRELVSQELSHRIKNIFAVVTALVALSARQYPEAKAFSASLRTRIAALARAHEFVRPHTETSKTTIGATTLHSFLSDLFKAYADETGGARVVIQGEDAVFDDQAATSVALLFHELATNAAKYGALSERGGVVTLTTERQEDRFVLTWSEAGGPVVQGMPQRTGFGSSLASLSVEGQLGGRLSREWRPEGLQVIVDLPATALSRRRAAGGHTN
- a CDS encoding aldo/keto reductase gives rise to the protein MTTLTKRKLGSSGLDIAPLVFGGNVFGWTADEATSFALLDGFVEAGFDAIDTADAYSRWVPGHSGGESETIIGKWLKARGRRDDVKILTKVGSDMGQGHNDLSPAWIETAVEASLRRLQTDYIDLYQTHWPDPKTPQEETLRALDELVQAGKVRAIGTSNHSAEQVSEALAISDREGLAAYATIQPHYNLYSRDTFEGGLQELAVKKGLGVITYFSLESGFLTGKYKTVDQIAGTKREGMLKDKFDERGVRILAVLDAVAQKNEATSAQVALAWLLAQPGVTAPIVSATSTDQLADTLKAATLTLSDEDLAELTQASAY
- a CDS encoding DUF1294 domain-containing protein; its protein translation is MSNLDLALIAILCGEVLGFLAFARDKQRAKAGLWRTPESTLLLLGLIGGLGAWMGQHILRHKTRKEPFRTQFGLVVLLNLILLAGGAAWVIL